In the Quercus lobata isolate SW786 chromosome 5, ValleyOak3.0 Primary Assembly, whole genome shotgun sequence genome, one interval contains:
- the LOC115990172 gene encoding uncharacterized protein LOC115990172, with protein MAEELEALWQKLRVIEKEEESVNLGRDCTKAAKERGKNCLVMKVLSRRGIMLNALRKNFRMLWKPNKSMRISVIEDELFLVEFDDDRDRRRVLKMSPWHYEKQLVLLQEFDGERDPKDIVLKWSPFWVQIYNLPLKHRTKETGMVIGASLGEVLEVDMADTRVQWGKCLQVHVSLDVSRKLIRGKKIHGDEGVDRWVRFKYERLLNFFYRCGLLEHDLKDCTRKEETDKNGEMGELQYGAWMRGEPVRSSGWDSTYSKRNGGVGTRGSIPNGKNQMLKAQTSRNEEVETDKEAPAVPFLGEKDLGSMS; from the coding sequence ATGGCAGAAGAGCTTGAGGCACTATGGCAGAAGTTAAGGGTCattgaaaaggaagaagaaagtgTAAATCTTGGAAGGGACTGCACTAAGGCAGCtaaagaaagaggaaagaatTGCTTAGTGATGAAGGTGCTTTCACGCAGAGGGATTATGCTAAACGCTCTAAGGAAGAATTTTAGGATGTTATGGAAGCCAAATAAAAGCATGAGGATCTCAGTGATTGAGGATGAGTTGTTCTTGGTTGAATTTGACGATGACCGGGACAGGAGGCGGGTACTCAAGATGAGTCCGTGGCATTATGAAAAACAACTAGTGTTACTCCAGGAGTTTGATGGAGAAAGAGACCCAAAGGATATTGTTCTCAAGTGGTCTCCCTTTTGGGTTCAAATATACAATCTACCACTGAAACACAGAACAAAAGAAACAGGGATGGTCATTGGTGCTAGCCTGGGAGAAGTGTTGGAGGTGGACATGGCGGACACCAGGGTACAGTGGGGAAAATGCCTCCAGGTTCACGTTAGTCTAGATGTCTCACGCAAGTTGATAAGGGGAAAAAAGATACACGGTGATGAGGGGGTGGACCGGTGGGTACGCTTCAAATATGAGCGCCTACTAAATTTTTTCTACCGTTGCGGACTTTTGGAGCATGACTTGAAGGACTGCACGCGGAAAGAAGAGACAGATAAAAATGGAGAAATGGGGGAGCTTCAGTACGGTGCATGGATGAGAGGGGAACCGGTGAGGAGTTCTGGATGGGATTCAACGTACTCGAAAAGGAATGGCGGGGTGGGTACGCGTGGGAGTATACCGAACGGCAAAAACCAGATGTTGAAGGCACAGACGTCGAGAAATGAAGAGGTGGAGACTGACAAAGAAGCGCCTGCAGTGCCGTTTCTTGGGGAAAAAGATTTGGGAAGCATGTCATAG
- the LOC115992471 gene encoding 50S ribosomal protein L11, chloroplastic-like yields MIKLALEAGKTTPAPPVGPALGSKGVNIMAFCKDYNARTADKAGYVIPVEITVYEDKSFTFILKTPPASVLLLEAANMLP; encoded by the exons ATGATAAAGCTGGCTCTAGAGGCAGGGAAGACGACACCGGCGCCGCCAGTGGGGCCGGCACTGGGTTCCAAGGGTGTGAATATCATGGCTTTCTGTAAGGACTACAATGCCAGGACAGCTGACAAGGCTGGTTATGTTATTCCTGTTGAAATTACTGTCTATGAA gatAAAAGCTTTACTTTCATTTTGAAGACACCCCCTGCTTCAGTTCTGCTGTTAGAAGCCGCCAATATGCTTCCTTAA